The Rhodocytophaga rosea genome has a segment encoding these proteins:
- a CDS encoding ABC transporter permease: MIKNYLATTLRNLSRNKTYATLNILGLALGITCSMLIFLVVKFELSFDTFHSKKDQLYRINTHVQFQGETGRLPNVPFPFIEALRNDLPEFKQATVTNYVSGGLVSINREGQAPARFQEENGITYIEPQFFDLFDYTWLEGNPQTSLKDPRSVVLTESQAMKYFNETSPIGKTLRLNNTYDLKVTGILKDFPANTDFPFNVLISHTTLKEVYSEETRNNWGNLNYTTQGFVVLPEGTNLKGLETKLSAFTRKYMDEEGAKSRSYVLQPLRTIHFDELYGNYNNRIVARQTIWALSLVGAFLLITACINFVNLATAQAVKRAKEIGVRKVLGSSRRQLFWQFIYETAFITTIALVVSIVLTQAALPALRELLGLEIYFTPLEEPVVIAFIIGLLVLVSILSGFYPAMILSGFNPIQALKSKFATQRTGSLSFRRGLVVLQFCISQVLIIGTLVVTSQMDYFQNKSLGFTKDAVLTVPLPGAQNLNFETMRSELKANPGVEEVSFSNLSISSAANQRTFFTFAKKGGAVESFVTSLKFGDEHFLEMHQVKLLAGRNFIKSDTIREFVVNEAMLRQLGIKSPEEAIGQYINLYDRIKAPIVGVVSDFHVTSLRENIDAVLMASSNRSYRTANIKLNATQMKEGITHVEQVWTKKYPEHVFSYQFLDQTIANFYREEQKTSALFRIFSGIAIFIGCLGLFGLISFITAQKTKEVGIRKVLGASATNITLLFFKEFAFLVVIAFLIAAPIAYYVMNSWLENFEYQVEVGVGVFIIAVGISLVIAACTVGYQSVKAALANPIKSLRNE; the protein is encoded by the coding sequence ATGATTAAAAATTATTTAGCGACCACCCTCCGGAATCTGAGCCGGAATAAAACTTATGCAACACTCAATATTTTAGGTCTGGCCTTAGGAATTACCTGTAGTATGCTCATATTTCTGGTAGTGAAATTTGAGTTGAGTTTTGATACCTTTCACAGCAAAAAAGACCAGCTCTACCGCATCAACACGCATGTGCAGTTTCAGGGAGAAACCGGGCGTTTGCCTAATGTGCCGTTCCCGTTTATAGAAGCGTTGAGAAATGACCTGCCGGAATTCAAACAGGCTACTGTAACTAATTATGTTTCGGGTGGATTGGTCAGTATCAACAGAGAGGGACAAGCGCCAGCCCGTTTTCAGGAAGAAAATGGCATAACGTATATTGAACCCCAGTTTTTTGATCTGTTCGATTATACCTGGCTGGAAGGTAATCCTCAAACTTCTCTGAAAGATCCCCGTTCTGTAGTATTGACCGAAAGCCAGGCGATGAAGTATTTTAACGAGACATCACCCATTGGAAAAACGCTCCGCTTGAATAATACCTATGATTTAAAAGTCACTGGCATTCTGAAAGACTTTCCGGCAAACACGGATTTTCCGTTTAATGTACTCATTTCACATACTACATTAAAAGAAGTATATTCTGAAGAAACCCGTAACAACTGGGGAAACCTCAATTATACCACCCAGGGTTTTGTGGTATTGCCGGAAGGCACCAACCTGAAAGGATTAGAAACAAAGCTTTCTGCCTTTACCAGAAAATACATGGATGAAGAAGGTGCCAAAAGCCGCTCTTATGTATTACAACCTTTAAGAACGATCCACTTTGATGAGCTGTATGGAAACTATAATAACCGCATTGTTGCCAGACAAACTATTTGGGCATTATCACTGGTAGGAGCATTCCTGCTGATTACAGCTTGTATCAACTTTGTAAACCTGGCTACGGCACAAGCAGTAAAACGGGCAAAAGAGATCGGCGTACGCAAAGTACTGGGCAGCAGCCGGAGGCAATTGTTCTGGCAGTTTATCTACGAAACGGCATTTATTACAACCATTGCATTGGTCGTTTCAATAGTCTTAACCCAGGCTGCCCTTCCTGCCTTGCGTGAATTGCTGGGACTGGAAATTTATTTTACACCCTTAGAAGAACCTGTGGTAATAGCTTTTATTATAGGCTTGCTGGTATTGGTTAGTATATTATCCGGTTTTTATCCGGCTATGATTTTATCGGGCTTTAATCCAATTCAGGCTTTGAAAAGCAAGTTTGCTACCCAGCGTACTGGCAGTTTGTCGTTTCGCCGGGGGCTGGTTGTGTTGCAATTCTGTATTTCGCAGGTGCTGATTATTGGAACATTGGTGGTAACCAGCCAGATGGATTATTTCCAGAATAAATCCCTGGGCTTTACTAAAGATGCGGTACTTACTGTTCCTCTGCCTGGTGCCCAAAACCTGAATTTTGAAACCATGCGTTCAGAATTAAAGGCCAATCCGGGTGTGGAGGAAGTTAGTTTTTCCAACCTGAGCATTTCTTCTGCCGCCAATCAACGTACTTTTTTCACGTTCGCTAAAAAAGGTGGTGCCGTTGAAAGTTTTGTTACTTCCCTTAAGTTTGGTGATGAACATTTTCTGGAAATGCACCAGGTTAAGTTACTGGCCGGGCGCAATTTTATCAAGTCAGATACCATCCGTGAATTTGTGGTGAATGAAGCCATGTTAAGGCAACTAGGTATAAAAAGCCCTGAAGAAGCCATTGGGCAGTATATTAATTTATATGACCGGATTAAAGCGCCCATTGTAGGCGTAGTAAGCGATTTTCATGTAACCTCCCTGCGTGAAAACATAGATGCAGTATTGATGGCTTCCAGCAACCGTTCGTATCGGACAGCTAATATCAAGCTGAATGCTACGCAGATGAAAGAGGGCATTACTCATGTGGAGCAGGTATGGACAAAAAAATATCCCGAACATGTGTTTAGCTACCAGTTTTTAGACCAGACCATTGCTAATTTCTACCGGGAAGAACAAAAGACATCCGCTTTATTCCGTATATTCTCCGGGATTGCCATCTTCATCGGGTGCCTGGGATTGTTTGGGTTAATCTCGTTCATTACTGCCCAGAAAACCAAAGAGGTAGGTATCCGCAAAGTACTGGGAGCTTCGGCTACAAATATTACGCTATTATTCTTTAAAGAATTTGCATTCCTGGTAGTAATTGCTTTCCTGATTGCTGCGCCCATTGCTTATTATGTGATGAACAGCTGGCTGGAGAATTTTGAGTATCAGGTAGAAGTAGGAGTAGGTGTATTTATAATTGCTGTGGGTATTTCGCTTGTAATTGCCGCATGTACGGTAGGTTATCAATCGGTGAAAGCGGCACTGGCGAATCCGATAAAGAGTTTGCGTAATGAATAG
- a CDS encoding saccharopine dehydrogenase family protein yields MPDKIPFLIYGAYGYTGELITRLAVEKGYRPLLGGRNEAKLKTLAEELRLPYQVFNLNEEEKVDQALQKVKAVLHCAGPFFKTSRLMVYACLRNKVHYLDITGEIEVFEWIATKDAQAKKAGIVLLPGAGFDVVPTDCLAAHLKTRLPEATYLELAFSGVSKMSKGTALTMIENMHAGGLIRQQGNLVKVPSGYKTKRIQFGNEEKLAVSIPWGDVSTAYYSTHIPNIIVYAATNLANIAAIKASRYAGWLLKSDWLQKYLKQRVTEQVTGPDLQHRQQAQTYLWGQATDDKGQVCTTRLQTPEAYELTAHTAVLAAYLVSEGKITPGFKTPSLAFGADFILQIKGVSRQDV; encoded by the coding sequence ATGCCTGATAAGATTCCTTTCCTGATTTACGGTGCTTATGGTTATACTGGTGAACTGATTACCAGGCTGGCAGTTGAAAAAGGATACCGGCCTCTGCTGGGAGGCAGAAACGAAGCCAAGCTCAAAACTCTGGCTGAAGAACTGCGCTTGCCTTACCAGGTTTTTAATTTAAACGAGGAAGAAAAAGTAGACCAAGCCCTGCAAAAGGTAAAAGCGGTACTGCATTGTGCCGGACCTTTTTTCAAAACTTCCCGCCTGATGGTATATGCCTGTCTGCGGAACAAAGTGCATTACCTCGATATTACCGGCGAAATTGAAGTGTTTGAATGGATTGCCACCAAAGATGCACAAGCTAAAAAAGCAGGTATCGTACTCTTGCCCGGAGCCGGATTTGATGTGGTACCTACCGACTGCCTGGCAGCACACCTGAAAACCCGATTACCGGAAGCTACCTATCTGGAGCTTGCTTTTTCTGGTGTAAGTAAAATGTCGAAAGGAACAGCACTTACGATGATAGAAAATATGCATGCCGGAGGTCTTATTCGTCAGCAGGGCAATTTAGTGAAAGTACCTTCTGGATATAAAACCAAGCGTATTCAGTTTGGTAATGAGGAAAAATTAGCCGTAAGCATTCCCTGGGGCGATGTTTCTACAGCCTATTACAGCACCCATATTCCCAATATCATAGTATATGCTGCCACCAATCTGGCAAATATTGCAGCCATTAAAGCTTCCCGTTATGCTGGCTGGCTGCTCAAGTCCGACTGGCTGCAAAAATACCTCAAGCAACGGGTAACCGAGCAGGTAACAGGTCCAGACTTGCAACATAGGCAACAGGCGCAAACGTATCTTTGGGGACAGGCAACCGATGATAAAGGTCAGGTTTGTACCACCCGGCTGCAAACGCCCGAAGCGTATGAACTTACTGCCCACACGGCTGTATTAGCTGCCTATCTGGTTTCTGAAGGAAAAATAACACCGGGATTTAAAACGCCTTCCCTGGCATTTGGTGCTGATTTTATTCTGCAAATCAAAGGCGTAAGTAGGCAAGATGTGTAA